Proteins encoded within one genomic window of Cucumis sativus cultivar 9930 chromosome 3, Cucumber_9930_V3, whole genome shotgun sequence:
- the LOC101207354 gene encoding reticulocalbin-2 produces the protein MGKAVVYVLTATVFALFFLISPSNFHNRSHQQATRRLGFKFPNPTFDPLVTEMERLAAEERGENAIGVDNQNHKIIDSYRNYYDEGRLNISLRLLVLFPLLDNSPKDGVISYEELSDWINGQAIERLNYRTTKQLEFYDKNGDDAISFHEYLPQFTEEDIARNETGYGEAGWWRKQFTNADVDNNGLLYFDELKDFLHPEDSSNYRIQNWLLAQKMKRMDHDKDGKLNFDEFLHHTYDIYKNYIEFETQGEDVPSAEEKFDELDLDEDEVLSTEELRPLFQYLHPGEVSYAQHYTSHLINEADDNKDGYLTIDEMLNHEYVFYSTVYENQNGDYEDDYHDEL, from the exons ATGGGGAAGGCGGTGGTATATGTTCTTACAGCCACCGTCTTCGCTCTCTTCTTCCTAATTTCTCCCTCCAATTTCCACAATCGGAGCCATCAACAGGCAACTCGTCGTCTAGGATTCAAATTCCCAAACCCTACTTTCGATCCTCTTGTTACGGAAATGGAGAGATTAGCAGCAGAGGAACGTGGTGAAAATGCGATTGGAGTGGACAATCAAAACCATAAGATCATCGATTCTTATAGAAATTACTACGATGAAGGGAGATTGAACATTTCGTTGAGGTTACTTGTGTTGTTTCCTTTGCTGGATAATTCGCCTAAAGATGGGGTTATCAGTTACGAGGAGTTGAGTGATTGGATTAATGGGCAAGCTATTGAAAGATTGAATTATAGAACGACGAAACAATTGGAGTTCTACGATAAGAATGGAGATGACGCCATTTCATTCCATGAATATCTGCCGCAGTTCACTGAGGAAGATATTG CAAGAAATGAAACGGGATATGGAGAAGCTGGATGGTGGAGAAAGCAATTCACAAATGCGGATGTTGACAACAATGGCTTACTATATTTTGATGAACTTAAAGA TTTCCTTCACCCAGAAGATAGCAGCAATTACCGAATACAAAACTGGCTGTTGGCACAGAAAATGAA GCGCATGGACCATGACAAAGATGGAAAGCTCAATTTTGATGAATTCCTTCACCATACATATGATATATACAAGAActatattgaatttgaaactcAAGGCGAAGATGTACCAAGCGCTGAAGAGAAGTTTGATGAGCTTGATCTCGACGAGGATGA AGTATTGTCAACGGAAGAATTAAGACCATTGTTCCAGTATCTTCATCCTGGAGAAGTGTCTTATGCTCAACATTACACAAGTCATTTGATTAATGAG GCTGACGACAATAAAGATGGGTACTTAACAATCGATGAAATGCTTAATCATGAGTATGTTTTCTACAGCACAGTATATGAAAATCAGAATGGAGATTACGAAGATGATTACCATGATgaactttga